A portion of the Feifania hominis genome contains these proteins:
- a CDS encoding L-threonylcarbamoyladenylate synthase codes for MQTTILTINRDHPDERAVETAGRALREGKLVIFPTETVYGLGASAYDAAAAAAIYRAKGRPSDNPLIVHIADIADLPLVAREVPPEAMRLFEACSPGPLTVVLKKSDRIPDAVSAGLDTVAVRIPSHPTARAIIRAAGVPIAAPSANLSGKPSPTRAGHIIREMDGRVDYIVAGEDCDVGVESTVVTLAVAPPRLLRPGGVTLAQLEEILGPVETDQAVMHAISAGAVISSPGMKYRHYAPASPVAIVEGSGAMEYIRAHLTPDIGVLCFDGEQELFAGAKRAIPYGDPARPETLAHNLFDALRAVDEDRYELVYARAPEPQGVGLAVYNRLLKAAGHTVIDAPEVTE; via the coding sequence ATGCAGACCACCATTTTGACCATCAACCGCGATCACCCCGATGAGCGCGCCGTCGAAACCGCCGGGCGCGCCCTGCGCGAGGGAAAGCTCGTCATCTTCCCGACCGAGACGGTCTACGGCCTCGGCGCGAGCGCCTACGACGCCGCTGCCGCCGCCGCAATCTACCGCGCAAAGGGCCGCCCGTCCGACAATCCGCTCATCGTCCACATTGCCGATATCGCCGATCTGCCCCTCGTCGCGCGCGAGGTGCCGCCCGAGGCGATGCGGCTCTTTGAGGCCTGCTCGCCCGGGCCTCTGACTGTCGTGCTCAAAAAGAGCGACCGCATACCCGACGCGGTCTCAGCGGGGCTTGACACCGTCGCGGTGCGCATTCCCTCCCACCCGACGGCCCGGGCCATCATCCGTGCCGCGGGCGTGCCGATTGCGGCCCCCTCGGCGAACCTCTCCGGCAAGCCGAGCCCCACGCGGGCCGGGCACATCATCCGCGAGATGGACGGCCGGGTCGACTACATCGTCGCGGGTGAGGACTGCGACGTGGGCGTCGAGTCCACGGTGGTGACGCTCGCCGTCGCCCCGCCCCGTCTGCTGCGCCCGGGCGGCGTCACACTCGCGCAGCTCGAGGAAATTCTCGGCCCGGTCGAGACCGACCAGGCCGTCATGCACGCAATCTCCGCAGGAGCCGTGATCTCATCGCCCGGCATGAAATACCGCCACTATGCGCCCGCCTCCCCAGTTGCCATTGTCGAGGGAAGCGGCGCCATGGAATACATCCGCGCGCATCTCACACCTGACATTGGCGTTCTCTGCTTCGATGGGGAGCAGGAGCTCTTTGCGGGCGCGAAGCGCGCCATCCCCTACGGCGACCCGGCGCGCCCCGAGACCCTTGCGCACAATCTCTTCGACGCGCTGCGCGCCGTCGACGAGGACCGCTACGAGCTCGTCTATGCCCGCGCGCCCGAGCCGCAGGGCGTGGGGCTCGCCGTGTACAACCGGCTGTTGAAAGCGGCGGGTCACACCGTCATTGACGCCCCGGAGGTGACAGAGTGA
- the prfA gene encoding peptide chain release factor 1: MLDKLEAVEARYDEIGERLADPGVTGDPKTYAALMRECKSLTPIVEKYREYREANDTVVEAKELLDTKLDAEFRELVEAELLEGRERMTKLEAELKILLLPRDPNDDKNVIVEIRGGAGGEEAALFAHSLHRMYSMYAERRGYRVELLNLNETELGGVKEVSFLLSGEGAYSRLKFESGVHRVQRVPETESAGRIHTSTVTVAIMPEVEEVEVDINPADLQIDTYRASGAGGQHVNKTESAIRITHLPTGTVVECQDERSQYKNKDKAMRLLRSRLYEREQQQQQAEIASTRKSQVGTGDRSERIRTYNYPQGRVTDHRIGLTLYKLETFLNGDLDEMIDALITADQAEKLKGQQES, encoded by the coding sequence ATGCTGGACAAATTGGAGGCCGTTGAGGCCCGCTATGACGAGATCGGCGAGCGGCTCGCCGATCCGGGTGTGACCGGTGACCCGAAGACCTATGCCGCGCTCATGCGCGAGTGCAAGAGCCTGACTCCCATCGTCGAGAAGTACCGCGAGTACCGGGAGGCGAACGACACCGTCGTCGAGGCAAAGGAGCTTCTTGACACCAAACTCGACGCTGAGTTCCGGGAGCTTGTCGAGGCCGAACTTCTGGAGGGCCGCGAGCGCATGACAAAACTTGAGGCAGAGCTCAAGATTCTGCTGCTGCCGCGCGACCCGAACGACGACAAGAACGTCATCGTCGAGATCCGCGGCGGCGCGGGCGGCGAGGAGGCGGCGCTCTTTGCCCACTCGCTGCACCGCATGTACAGCATGTACGCTGAGCGTCGCGGCTACCGGGTGGAGCTTCTCAATCTCAACGAGACCGAGCTCGGCGGCGTCAAGGAGGTCAGCTTTCTGCTCTCGGGCGAGGGGGCCTACAGCCGCCTCAAGTTTGAGAGCGGCGTGCACCGAGTGCAGCGCGTGCCCGAGACCGAGAGCGCCGGGCGCATCCACACCTCGACCGTGACGGTCGCCATCATGCCCGAGGTCGAAGAGGTCGAGGTCGACATCAACCCCGCCGACCTGCAGATTGACACCTACCGCGCTTCGGGCGCGGGCGGTCAGCATGTCAACAAGACCGAATCCGCCATCCGCATCACCCACCTGCCCACCGGCACGGTGGTGGAGTGCCAGGACGAGCGAAGTCAGTACAAGAACAAGGACAAGGCCATGCGTCTTCTGCGCTCGCGGCTCTATGAGCGCGAACAGCAGCAGCAGCAGGCCGAGATCGCGAGCACCCGCAAGTCCCAGGTGGGCACGGGCGACCGCAGCGAGCGCATCCGCACCTACAACTACCCGCAGGGCCGCGTCACCGACCACCGCATCGGTCTGACCCTCTACAAGCTCGAAACCTTTTTAAACGGCGACCTCGACGAGATGATCGACGCACTCATCACCGCCGACCAGGCCGAAAAACTCAAGGGCCAGCAGGAGAGCTGA
- a CDS encoding VOC family protein — protein sequence MTSFAHFNFNVLDLKRSLAFYERALGLRPVREKPAPDGSFRLVYLGDGQTGFTLELTWLRDRTEPYDLGEGEYHLAFVTDRYDELHALHAEMGCICLENEAMGVYFIEDPDGYWLEILPLRG from the coding sequence ATGACAAGCTTTGCCCACTTCAATTTCAATGTGCTCGATCTCAAGCGCAGCCTTGCGTTTTACGAGCGGGCGCTCGGGCTTCGCCCCGTGCGGGAGAAGCCGGCGCCCGACGGTTCGTTTCGCCTTGTCTATCTCGGCGACGGACAGACCGGCTTCACGCTGGAGCTGACCTGGCTTCGCGACCGCACCGAGCCCTACGACCTCGGCGAGGGGGAATATCACCTCGCCTTTGTCACCGACCGCTATGACGAGCTCCACGCTCTGCACGCCGAAATGGGTTGTATCTGCCTGGAAAATGAGGCGATGGGCGTCTACTTCATTGAGGATCCCGACGGTTACTGGCTCGAAATACTGCCTCTTCGCGGGTAG
- a CDS encoding DUF951 family protein, which translates to MDLRVGDRVRLKKQHPCGGEWWRVERAGMDFRIRCETCGHELMLPRKKLEKSIRTVDRPDADS; encoded by the coding sequence GTGGACCTGCGCGTGGGCGACCGGGTGCGCCTGAAAAAACAACACCCCTGCGGCGGCGAGTGGTGGCGCGTTGAGCGCGCCGGCATGGACTTTCGCATCCGCTGCGAGACCTGCGGCCATGAGCTGATGCTGCCGCGCAAAAAATTGGAGAAGAGCATCCGAACGGTTGACCGGCCGGATGCGGACAGTTGA
- a CDS encoding putative RNA methyltransferase, whose translation MSSTKSGADMDFAHFLCPVCKSPLRGEPRRYVCPAGHSFDRAARGYVHLLPSNRMHAKIPGDNREMVLSRRRFLDAGGYALFARALCELAAPLVPPGGIAVDAGCGEGYYTAALAGALPDAAVCGYDIAKCAVDSAARRGARMALAVAGSYDIPLASGCADLVTDVFAPVVPGEFRRILKPGGWFLLAVPGPRHLFALKELLYERPYENEVRDVAYEGFRYVSRTPVRGQLTLDDPRLIWDLFTMTPYYWKTGVEAAQRLRQATRLDTEIEFDFLSYQAV comes from the coding sequence GTGAGCTCGACGAAATCGGGGGCTGACATGGATTTTGCCCACTTTCTCTGCCCGGTCTGCAAGTCTCCTCTTCGCGGGGAGCCGCGGCGCTATGTCTGCCCCGCCGGCCACAGCTTTGACCGCGCAGCGCGCGGGTATGTGCATCTTCTGCCCTCAAACCGGATGCATGCGAAGATCCCCGGCGACAACCGGGAGATGGTGCTCTCGCGCCGACGCTTTCTCGACGCGGGCGGCTATGCGCTCTTTGCCCGGGCGCTCTGCGAGCTCGCGGCGCCCCTCGTGCCGCCGGGTGGCATCGCAGTCGACGCGGGCTGCGGCGAGGGGTACTACACCGCGGCGCTCGCGGGCGCCTTGCCGGACGCCGCAGTCTGCGGCTACGACATCGCCAAGTGCGCTGTGGACAGCGCCGCACGGCGCGGGGCCCGCATGGCGCTCGCCGTGGCGGGCAGCTATGACATCCCCCTTGCATCGGGCTGCGCCGACCTTGTCACCGACGTGTTCGCCCCGGTCGTGCCGGGGGAATTCCGGCGCATTTTAAAGCCGGGCGGCTGGTTTCTTCTGGCCGTGCCGGGGCCGCGCCATCTCTTCGCCCTCAAGGAGCTTCTCTACGAGCGCCCCTATGAGAACGAGGTGCGCGACGTGGCCTACGAGGGGTTTCGGTATGTCTCGCGCACGCCGGTGCGCGGACAGCTCACACTCGACGACCCCCGGCTCATCTGGGATCTATTCACCATGACCCCCTACTACTGGAAGACCGGCGTTGAAGCCGCGCAGCGTCTGCGGCAGGCGACGCGGCTCGACACGGAGATCGAATTTGACTTTCTCAGCTACCAGGCTGTCTGA
- a CDS encoding lytic transglycosylase domain-containing protein — protein MKKIRKVLLTVLILLLIAALCGFFLARRYLPLRHGELIDRYAAEYDLPASLVAAVIRTESSFRADAKSRKGAMGLMQLTPETFWWLQFKLREPEEPNLDVLYDPETNIRYGCYNLALLFNEFEDERTALAAYNAGRSRVRGWLADSRYSDDGVTLKRIPYPETDRYVRKISLYRLCYRILYRL, from the coding sequence ATGAAGAAGATTCGTAAAGTCCTGCTCACGGTTTTGATTCTGCTGCTCATCGCGGCGCTCTGCGGCTTTTTTCTCGCGCGGCGCTATCTGCCGCTGCGCCACGGCGAGCTCATCGATCGCTATGCCGCCGAGTACGATCTGCCCGCGTCGCTGGTGGCCGCAGTCATCCGCACCGAGTCGAGCTTTCGCGCCGACGCAAAGTCGCGAAAGGGGGCTATGGGCCTCATGCAGCTCACCCCTGAGACGTTCTGGTGGCTCCAGTTCAAGCTGCGCGAGCCCGAGGAGCCGAATCTCGACGTGCTCTACGACCCCGAGACCAACATCCGCTACGGGTGTTACAACCTGGCTCTTCTCTTCAATGAGTTCGAGGATGAGCGCACGGCGCTCGCCGCCTACAACGCGGGCCGCAGCCGGGTGCGCGGGTGGCTTGCCGACAGCCGCTACAGCGACGACGGCGTGACCCTCAAGCGCATTCCCTACCCCGAGACCGACCGGTATGTCAGGAAGATCTCGCTCTACCGGCTCTGCTATCGGATTCTCTACCGCCTGTAA
- a CDS encoding prephenate dehydrogenase gives MKIAVVGLGLIGGSLCKAIKKRTSYTCLGLDTDAETCRMALEQEAVDEIIAPAGLAAADVVFLCLHPRQTIEFLLAHLGDTRPGALLLDTCGVKGAVVDAVDRPVHEAGRLFVGCHPMAGREFSGFAYAVDDLFERASFIVTPTALTDPAALEQAERLAMEIGFARTVRAAPETHDRIIAFTSQLAHVASSAYVKSPTIERRAGFSAGSFLDLTRVARLNEDMWTDLFLYNRDALLAEVDTLIAHLGEYRDALKDNDADRLRALLRDGRERKERSLDEQGGF, from the coding sequence ATGAAAATAGCCGTTGTGGGGCTCGGCCTGATCGGCGGGTCCCTGTGTAAGGCCATCAAAAAGCGCACGTCCTACACCTGTCTCGGTCTCGACACCGACGCCGAGACCTGCCGCATGGCGCTCGAGCAGGAGGCGGTCGATGAGATCATCGCCCCCGCCGGCCTCGCGGCCGCCGATGTGGTGTTCCTCTGTCTGCACCCGCGCCAGACCATTGAATTCCTGCTCGCCCATCTGGGCGACACACGGCCGGGGGCCCTGCTGCTCGACACCTGCGGCGTGAAAGGCGCGGTGGTGGACGCAGTCGACCGCCCGGTGCACGAGGCGGGCAGGCTCTTTGTCGGCTGTCACCCCATGGCGGGGCGGGAGTTCTCGGGCTTTGCCTACGCTGTCGACGACCTGTTTGAGCGCGCGAGCTTCATCGTCACCCCGACGGCGCTCACCGATCCTGCCGCGCTCGAGCAGGCCGAGCGCCTCGCCATGGAAATCGGCTTTGCGCGCACCGTGCGCGCCGCGCCCGAGACCCACGACCGTATCATCGCTTTTACCTCTCAGCTCGCGCACGTCGCGTCGAGCGCCTATGTCAAAAGTCCCACCATTGAACGCCGGGCGGGCTTCTCCGCCGGCAGCTTTCTCGATCTGACCCGAGTCGCCCGCCTCAACGAGGACATGTGGACCGACCTATTTCTCTACAACCGCGACGCGCTTCTCGCGGAGGTGGACACGCTCATCGCCCACCTCGGCGAGTACCGCGACGCCCTCAAAGACAACGATGCCGACCGGCTGCGCGCGCTGCTTCGCGACGGACGTGAGCGCAAGGAGCGCAGCCTTGACGAACAGGGAGGATTTTGA
- a CDS encoding peptidylprolyl isomerase codes for MKHLKKILALLLALTLLLSLGACKKKEGTGDDADPGSTVADDTVVAKVNDQTITYGEYIDVLNSYLQNYGLTDAYLDQFLGDQANDFRDSIMNELVSQKVILEQSKALELDTLTEEEQADVKEQVDGYFSSIKESIKAEVEEELEADESLELDVDEEVEKRFNDFIEQSGYTEEYVTQVYTESAILSKVYASIVDPVTVTDEEVKAHYDELLAEQQKNAEEDLDTAVSDYFASDALNVYVPSGFRYVKHILIKIPDEQYTEINTLRADDEEAADELYEQELEKLKPKAEEVLAKVKAGEDFDKLIEEYGEDPGMTTEPNKSQGYAVYTNASLVQEFKDAALALDKVGDTTELVASSYGYHIIKFVSEPTVGPIAFETVKSTVSDNLLNSKKVELWNATVTEWREGMTVEIHTDLFHSEAADSE; via the coding sequence ATGAAACATCTGAAGAAGATCCTGGCGCTGTTGCTCGCGCTCACGCTGCTTTTGAGCCTCGGCGCATGTAAGAAAAAAGAGGGCACCGGAGACGACGCCGACCCGGGGTCAACGGTGGCCGACGACACAGTTGTCGCCAAGGTCAACGACCAGACCATCACCTACGGTGAGTACATCGATGTGCTCAACTCCTATCTGCAGAACTACGGCCTGACAGACGCGTACCTCGACCAGTTTCTCGGCGACCAGGCCAACGATTTTCGCGACTCCATCATGAACGAGCTTGTCAGCCAGAAAGTCATTCTGGAACAGAGCAAAGCCCTCGAACTCGACACGCTCACCGAAGAGGAGCAGGCCGACGTGAAAGAGCAGGTCGACGGCTACTTCTCCTCGATCAAAGAGAGCATCAAGGCCGAAGTCGAAGAGGAGCTTGAGGCGGATGAGTCTCTCGAGCTCGACGTCGACGAGGAAGTGGAGAAGCGGTTCAACGACTTTATCGAACAGAGCGGCTACACCGAGGAGTATGTCACCCAGGTTTACACCGAGAGCGCCATTCTCTCGAAGGTCTACGCTTCCATCGTCGACCCGGTCACTGTGACCGACGAAGAGGTCAAGGCCCACTACGACGAGCTGCTCGCCGAGCAGCAGAAAAACGCCGAAGAGGATCTCGACACCGCGGTGAGCGACTACTTTGCAAGCGATGCGCTCAACGTCTACGTGCCCTCGGGGTTCCGGTATGTCAAGCACATTCTCATCAAGATTCCCGATGAGCAGTACACCGAAATCAACACGCTGCGCGCCGACGACGAGGAGGCCGCCGACGAGCTCTACGAGCAGGAGCTCGAGAAGCTCAAGCCCAAGGCCGAGGAGGTCCTTGCCAAAGTGAAAGCAGGCGAGGACTTTGACAAGCTCATCGAGGAGTACGGCGAAGACCCGGGCATGACCACCGAGCCCAACAAGTCTCAGGGCTATGCCGTCTACACCAATGCAAGTCTGGTGCAGGAATTCAAGGACGCAGCTCTGGCTCTTGACAAAGTCGGCGATACGACGGAGCTTGTGGCCTCCTCCTATGGCTATCACATCATCAAATTCGTCAGCGAGCCCACTGTGGGCCCGATCGCGTTTGAGACGGTAAAGAGCACCGTGTCGGACAATCTTCTGAACTCCAAAAAAGTCGAGCTCTGGAATGCCACTGTGACCGAGTGGCGCGAGGGGATGACCGTCGAGATCCACACCGACCTCTTCCACAGCGAAGCGGCGGACAGCGAGTAG
- a CDS encoding QueT transporter family protein, giving the protein MRQTTRKITQAAVIAALYAAITMAIAPFGFGPWQLRVSEALTVLPYYTTVAVPGLFVGCLLANLISSYGLLDIVFGSLATLVAAALTTRIKRRWLVPLPSVLINAVVIGAVIAYSSVGTPDEGPFLLFAAQVGLGQLLSCYGLGMPLMLVLDRLKDKLKWTEETTR; this is encoded by the coding sequence ATGAGACAAACGACAAGAAAAATCACACAGGCGGCCGTCATTGCCGCGCTCTACGCGGCCATCACCATGGCCATCGCCCCATTCGGCTTCGGACCGTGGCAGCTGCGCGTATCCGAGGCGCTGACGGTGCTGCCCTACTACACAACAGTTGCTGTGCCGGGCCTCTTTGTGGGGTGTCTGCTCGCCAATCTCATCAGCAGCTACGGTCTGCTCGACATTGTGTTCGGGTCGCTGGCCACGCTCGTGGCCGCGGCGCTGACCACCAGAATCAAAAGGCGCTGGCTCGTGCCCCTGCCGTCGGTTCTCATCAACGCCGTCGTCATCGGCGCGGTCATCGCCTACTCCTCGGTCGGCACGCCCGATGAGGGGCCCTTTCTCCTCTTCGCGGCCCAGGTGGGCCTCGGCCAGCTTCTCTCCTGCTACGGGCTTGGCATGCCGCTGATGCTCGTGCTCGACAGACTCAAAGACAAATTGAAATGGACGGAGGAAACAACCAGATGA
- the coaE gene encoding dephospho-CoA kinase (Dephospho-CoA kinase (CoaE) performs the final step in coenzyme A biosynthesis.), whose amino-acid sequence MRIIGLTGRSGAGKSTVAGIFESEGMVHIDCDRVTARVLERSEGCKRELAEHFGPGIFTPDGAVDRRALGAIVFSHSEQLEALNRITHKYILEQVRALVERCRREGAPAVVVDGATIIESGYDRECDLLVAVTADKAYLITRIMQRDRIGISEARARLEAQKPDDFYTGAADITLYNDGSVLDLQARAKTLARRIMEECSAHEEDS is encoded by the coding sequence GTGAGAATCATCGGCCTGACCGGCAGAAGCGGCGCCGGCAAATCGACCGTTGCCGGAATCTTTGAATCCGAGGGCATGGTCCACATCGACTGCGACCGGGTGACAGCCCGTGTGCTTGAGAGGAGCGAGGGCTGCAAAAGGGAGCTCGCCGAGCACTTCGGCCCCGGCATCTTCACGCCCGATGGCGCTGTCGACCGCCGGGCGCTCGGCGCCATCGTCTTTTCCCACAGCGAGCAGCTCGAGGCGCTCAACCGCATCACCCACAAGTACATTCTCGAACAGGTGCGCGCGCTGGTCGAGCGCTGCCGCCGCGAGGGCGCGCCCGCCGTGGTGGTGGACGGTGCGACCATCATCGAGAGCGGCTATGACCGCGAATGCGATCTGCTGGTGGCGGTGACAGCCGACAAGGCCTATCTCATCACCCGCATCATGCAGCGCGACCGCATCGGCATCAGCGAAGCCCGGGCAAGGCTCGAGGCGCAGAAGCCGGACGATTTTTACACCGGCGCCGCCGACATCACGCTCTACAACGACGGCTCCGTTCTGGATCTGCAGGCGAGAGCAAAGACCCTTGCCCGCAGAATCATGGAGGAATGCAGCGCCCATGAAGAAGATTCGTAA
- a CDS encoding flavodoxin family protein, producing the protein MKSPKVILINGSPHRSGCTATALEQVALTLREAGVETETIQVGHLDIRGCIGCRRCKELGKCVFDDVVNETAAKFETCDGMVVGSPVYYASANGTLISFLDRLFYSTPFDKTMKVGASVVSARRGGLSATFDELNKYFTIAGMPVASSVYWNSVHGNTADEVRRDEEGMQVMRTLGRNMAFLVKSIALGAERFGLPEKEPRAFTNFIR; encoded by the coding sequence ATGAAATCTCCAAAGGTCATTCTCATCAACGGCAGCCCCCACCGCAGCGGCTGCACCGCGACGGCGCTCGAGCAGGTCGCGCTCACCCTCCGCGAAGCCGGCGTCGAGACCGAGACCATCCAGGTGGGACATCTCGACATCCGGGGGTGCATCGGCTGCCGCCGGTGCAAAGAGCTCGGAAAATGCGTCTTTGACGACGTGGTAAACGAGACGGCGGCCAAGTTTGAGACCTGTGACGGTATGGTCGTCGGCTCGCCGGTCTACTACGCCTCGGCAAACGGTACGCTGATCTCGTTTCTCGACCGGCTCTTCTACAGCACGCCCTTTGACAAGACCATGAAAGTCGGCGCGTCGGTCGTATCCGCCCGGCGAGGGGGTCTCTCGGCGACCTTTGACGAGCTCAACAAGTACTTCACCATCGCGGGTATGCCGGTGGCCTCGAGCGTGTACTGGAACAGCGTCCACGGCAACACGGCCGACGAGGTGCGCCGGGACGAGGAGGGTATGCAGGTCATGCGGACGCTCGGGCGCAACATGGCGTTTCTCGTCAAGAGCATTGCGCTCGGCGCAGAGCGCTTCGGTCTGCCCGAAAAGGAGCCCCGCGCCTTTACAAATTTCATCCGCTGA
- the mgtE gene encoding magnesium transporter, translated as MEQYNIDELRELVEAKKYVELKTILAEQNEIDVALFLEELDPEPATVVFRILPKEMAAEVFAALSAPVQQHIVEAITDRELSAIIEDLYIDDAVDMLEELPANVVKRVLRNAKPDTRTLINQFLKYPDNSAGSIMTAEFVDLKKAMTVRDAFAYIRRTGIDKETVYTCYVIDASRRLEGVVSVKDLFLARDDQLIEEVMDRNVICASTLDDPEEVAHLFSKYGFLSLPVVDHEQRLVGIVTVDDAVEVIEQEATEDFEIMAALSPSETPYLKTSVLSLAKNRIVWLLVLMVSAMLTGGVLGKFEHAFAAMPLLVTFIPMLTDTGGNAGSQSSTLVIRGMAVGEIENRDFLRVLWKELRVSMLVGAILSLVNFVRLIITYPGNEMIALTVALSLFATVVIAKTIGGVLPMAAKFLKADPAIMAAPLITTIVDAVSLLVYFNIAMRLLNI; from the coding sequence ATGGAACAGTACAACATCGACGAGCTCAGGGAGCTCGTGGAAGCCAAAAAGTATGTAGAACTCAAGACCATTCTCGCCGAGCAGAACGAAATCGACGTCGCGCTCTTTCTCGAGGAGCTCGACCCGGAGCCCGCAACTGTGGTCTTCCGCATTCTGCCCAAGGAGATGGCGGCTGAAGTCTTCGCCGCCCTGTCAGCCCCGGTGCAGCAGCACATCGTCGAGGCCATCACCGACCGCGAGCTGTCAGCCATCATCGAGGACCTCTACATCGACGACGCGGTCGACATGCTCGAGGAGCTGCCCGCAAACGTGGTCAAGCGCGTGCTGCGAAACGCGAAGCCCGATACGCGCACACTCATCAACCAGTTTCTCAAGTACCCCGACAACTCGGCGGGGAGTATCATGACGGCCGAGTTTGTCGATCTGAAAAAGGCCATGACCGTGCGCGACGCCTTTGCCTACATCCGCCGCACCGGCATCGACAAGGAGACGGTCTACACCTGCTACGTCATCGACGCCTCGCGGCGGCTCGAGGGCGTGGTCTCAGTCAAAGATCTCTTTCTCGCGCGCGACGACCAGCTCATTGAGGAGGTCATGGACCGAAACGTCATCTGCGCGAGCACGCTCGACGACCCGGAGGAGGTCGCGCACCTCTTCTCCAAGTACGGCTTTCTGTCTCTGCCGGTGGTCGACCACGAGCAGCGGCTCGTGGGCATTGTCACCGTCGACGACGCGGTGGAGGTCATCGAGCAGGAGGCCACCGAGGACTTTGAGATCATGGCCGCCCTCTCCCCGTCGGAGACGCCCTATCTCAAGACAAGCGTCCTCTCGCTGGCCAAAAACCGCATCGTGTGGCTGCTGGTGCTCATGGTCTCGGCCATGTTGACCGGCGGCGTACTCGGCAAGTTTGAGCACGCGTTTGCGGCCATGCCGCTGCTGGTCACCTTTATTCCCATGCTGACCGACACGGGCGGCAACGCGGGCTCGCAGAGCTCGACGCTCGTCATCCGCGGCATGGCGGTCGGCGAAATCGAAAACCGCGATTTTCTGCGGGTGCTTTGGAAAGAGCTGCGGGTGAGCATGCTCGTCGGCGCGATTCTGTCGCTGGTCAACTTTGTGCGGCTGATCATCACCTACCCCGGCAATGAGATGATCGCGCTCACCGTGGCGCTGAGCCTGTTTGCAACTGTCGTCATCGCCAAGACCATCGGCGGCGTGCTGCCCATGGCGGCGAAGTTTCTCAAGGCCGACCCCGCCATCATGGCTGCGCCTCTGATCACCACCATTGTCGACGCGGTGTCGCTTCTGGTCTATTTCAACATTGCCATGCGTCTTTTGAATATCTGA
- a CDS encoding UTP--glucose-1-phosphate uridylyltransferase translates to MKKVRKAVIPAAGLGTRVLPVTKSIPKEMLPIVDTPSIQFIVEEAVNSGIEEILIITNRGKTPLEDYFDHAVELEQRLTAAGKTRELESVTRLCNLCNIQYVRQKETRGLGHAVGCARSFVGDEPFVVLYGDDVILGDKPVAKQLIDAYEKTGKCVCGIKAVPEADIVRYSSLKVEPLGGRLYNVTDMIEKPRTPAEAYSLYSILGRVLLTPDIFDILERTAPGAGGEIQLTDAMNEIATTTGMTGVDFEGTRYDMGNKLSILQASIEVGLRHPEVGSGLRSYLKELAATL, encoded by the coding sequence ATGAAAAAAGTTCGCAAGGCCGTCATCCCCGCCGCCGGCCTCGGCACCCGTGTGCTCCCGGTGACCAAGTCCATCCCCAAGGAGATGCTTCCCATCGTCGACACCCCCTCGATTCAGTTCATCGTCGAAGAGGCTGTGAACTCCGGCATCGAGGAGATTCTCATCATCACAAACCGCGGCAAGACGCCGCTTGAGGACTATTTTGACCACGCCGTGGAGCTTGAGCAGCGCCTTACCGCCGCCGGCAAGACCCGCGAACTCGAGTCGGTCACCAGGCTCTGCAATCTCTGCAACATCCAGTATGTGCGCCAGAAAGAGACCCGCGGCCTCGGCCATGCCGTCGGCTGCGCGCGCTCCTTCGTCGGCGACGAGCCCTTTGTGGTGCTCTATGGCGACGACGTCATCCTCGGCGACAAGCCCGTCGCAAAGCAGCTCATCGACGCCTACGAGAAGACCGGCAAGTGCGTCTGCGGCATCAAGGCCGTGCCCGAGGCGGACATTGTGCGCTACTCGTCGCTCAAGGTCGAGCCGCTCGGCGGGCGGCTCTACAACGTCACCGACATGATCGAAAAACCCCGCACGCCCGCCGAGGCCTACTCGCTCTACTCGATTCTCGGGCGGGTGCTGCTCACCCCCGACATCTTCGACATCCTCGAGCGCACGGCCCCCGGCGCGGGCGGCGAGATTCAGCTCACCGACGCCATGAACGAGATTGCCACCACCACTGGCATGACCGGCGTCGACTTTGAGGGCACGCGCTATGACATGGGCAACAAGCTCTCAATTTTACAGGCCTCCATCGAGGTCGGTTTGCGCCACCCCGAGGTGGGAAGCGGCCTGCGCTCTTATCTCAAAGAGCTCGCCGCAACTCTCTAG